Proteins from a genomic interval of Chryseobacterium indologenes:
- a CDS encoding thioredoxin family protein translates to MSQKFQEIINSERPVLIDFFATWCQPCKVQSSVLNTVKENIGEGARIIKVDVDQYPAIAAQYGVRGVPTLAIFKNGELLWKESGVHDVNTLTQLLQQYI, encoded by the coding sequence ATGTCACAAAAATTTCAGGAAATAATCAATTCCGAAAGACCTGTACTTATCGACTTTTTCGCTACTTGGTGCCAGCCATGTAAAGTACAGTCTTCTGTTTTAAATACAGTAAAGGAAAATATCGGCGAAGGAGCCAGAATCATCAAAGTAGATGTGGATCAATACCCTGCTATCGCCGCACAATATGGTGTACGCGGAGTACCTACCCTGGCCATTTTTAAAAATGGGGAGCTTTTGTGGAAAGAAAGCGGAGTACATGATGTCAATACATTAACTCAGCTTCTGCAGCAATATATCTAA